In Sorghum bicolor cultivar BTx623 chromosome 10, Sorghum_bicolor_NCBIv3, whole genome shotgun sequence, one genomic interval encodes:
- the LOC8057893 gene encoding protein ALTERED XYLOGLUCAN 4: MRGAHEPLHPHKQMKTSSSSREGNHGYFVPRPVCAWLVCGFVAMALLHVLCCTPPGTQEAVLSPLLQYVDDTYNFVSSGPESCNYTEGRWVYAPGHGRRYNGTECDVKDSQNCIRNGRPDTGYLDWRWQPAAAGCRLPAFDAAAFLSSVRGKHVAFVGDSMARNQAQSLVCLLVGGAGVPHRVVYRDPDYPRKFNLWRYAFPAHDVTVSFYWAPFIARATGKALNDSLPQNMNHVHLDALDDRWVADADGMDVVVLSIAHWPLNGAIYYNGSARIGHHAHRELDPSEDIGYAWPMKVAYRMALDRLMTTSSGGGRAPRTVVIATFSPGHFEGNTLTTMCPRKEPYKEGEKEPRHLDMELVGLVYEEVEAARARNGAGGEAAGGGAGARVEVLDVTKLAVMRPDGHPGLYMHRDPFAHGGPQPWMSSDCVHFCLPGPVDTFNEILQQILRNKR, encoded by the exons ATGAGGGGAGCGCACGAGCCACTGCATCCCCACAAGCAGATGAAGACATCGTCTTCTTCCAGAGAGGGCAACCATGGGTATTTCGTGCCCAGACCCGTCTGCGCTTGGCTTGTCTGCGGCTTCGTCGCCATGGCTCTCCTCCACGTCCTCTGCTGCACTCCCCCCGGCACCCAAGAAGCCGTCTTGTCTCCACTGCTCCAGTACGTCGACGACACCTACAACTTCGTCTCATCTGG GCCGGAGAGCTGCAACTACACGGAGGGGAGATGGGTGTATGCGCCGGGCCACGGCCGGCGGTACAACGGCACGGAGTGCGACGTGAAGGACAGCCAGAACTGCATCCGCAACGGGCGGCCGGACACGGGGTACCTGGACTGGCGGTggcagccggcggcggcggggtgcCGGCTGCCGGCgttcgacgccgcggcgttcctGTCGTCCGTGCGCGGCAAGCACGTGGCCTTCGTGGGCGACTCCATGGCGCGGAACCAGGCGCAGTCCCTGGTCTGCCTCCTGGTGGGCGGCGCCGGCGTCCCGCACCGCGTCGTGTACCGGGACCCGGACTACCCGCGCAAGTTCAACCTGTGGCGGTACGCGTTCCCGGCGCATGACGTGACGGTGTCCTTCTACTGGGCGCCCTTCATCGCCAGGGCCACGGGCAAGGCGCTGAACGACAGCCTGCCGCAGAACATGAACCACGTGCACCTCGACGCGCTCGACGACCGGTgggtcgccgacgccgacggcATGGACGTCGTGGTGCTCTCCATCGCGCACTGGCCGCTGAACGGCGCCATCTACTACAACGGCAGCGCGCGGATCGGGCACCACGCGCACCGGGAGCTGGACCCGTCGGAGGACATCGGCTACGCCTGgccgatgaaggtggcgtaccgGATGGCGTTGGACCGGCTGATGACGACGAGCTCCGGCGGCGGCCGGGCGCCACGGACCGTGGTGATCGCCACCTTCTCGCCGGGCCACTTCGAAGGCAACACCCTCACCACGATGTGCCCGAGGAAGGAGCCGTACAAGGAGGGGGAGAAGGAGCCGCGCCACCTCGACATGGAGCTGGTCGGGCTCGTctacgaggaggtcgaggcggCGAGGGCGAGGAATGGCGCTGGTGGTGAAGCAGCAGGCGGCGGCGCAGGGGCAAGGGTGGAGGTGCTGGACGTGACGAAGCTGGCGGTCATGAGGCCGGACGGCCACCCCGGGCTTTACATGCACCGCGACCCGTTCGCGCACGGCGGCCCGCAGCCGTGGATGTCGTCCGACTGCGTCCACTTCTGCTTGCCTGGACCCGTCGATACCTTCAACGAGATACTGCAGCAGATCCTCAGGAACAAGCGGTga